The Pseudarthrobacter defluvii DNA window TTGGCTTAAGGCGCTTGCCGTCGTCGGACTTTCCTCCGCTGGGCGTTGCTCCCGGGCTGGGCGCTACGCCTGAACTGACGGCCGGAGGGATCCTTGTGATTTTCGTGTCGCCATTGACGTTGTAGGTCTGGGTGAAGCCGTCCTCGCTCTTGACGGTGATGGCAGAGTCGCTGACCGACTCCACGGTTCCGCGCTGTTCCAGGACGGTCTGGAAAGTACCGTCGGCGTTCTTGACCACGCTCTCCCCATGCAGCGGCTGCGCGCGCTGGGCTTTGCCGGGCTTGTTGTGCCCCGGCGCGCTGCCTGAGTTGCCAGGCGCTGATTGTGATGCCGATTGTGAAGGCGAGGGCGTTGGCGTGCTGGTGGCGGACCACGCGAGGGCGGACCCGGCCCCGGTCAGCGCCACGGCAACTGCACCGGCAAGCACCGCCCTGCGCATTTTCGTTGGTTCCCGGACCACCGTGGTTGTTCCTCCCGCACGCTCCTGGGGACCAGCGCCCCCGTGGGCTCCAGTGTAAGTCCCACGCAACCCAGCAGCCACGGGTACTTTCGGGCGGGGCCGCCCGAGTACCCAACACCTGCTTAGAGCGAAACCGGGTCGCAGTTGATGCCGTTATGAGGGTTCAAAACGACATCAACTACGACCCAGTTGCGCGGGATGGGCCTAAACGGTGACGCCCAGCCTCTCCAGGATCAGTTCCTTTACGCGGCCGGCGTCGGCCTGGCCGCGGGTGGCCTTCATGACCCCGCCCACGATCGCGCCGATGGCCTGGACCTTTCCGCCGCGGATCTTGTCCGCGACGTCGGGCTGGGCGGCGAGTGCGGCGTCGATGGCTTCCAGAAGGGGTCCGTCGTCGGACACGACCGCCAGGCCGCGCTTCTCCACGATCTCCTCGGGCGTGCCTTCACCTGCGAGCACGCCGTCCAGCACCTGGGCGGCCATCTTGTTGTTGATCTTGCCGGCCTCCACCATGCGGCTGAGTTCGACAACAGTGGCAGGCTCGACGCCCAGCTGGCCGGGATCCACGTCGGCGGCCTTGGCGCGGCCCACGATCTCGCCCATCCACCACTTGCGGGCCACGGAGGCGGAGGCGCCGGCGGCGATGGTTTCCTCGATCTCGTCCAGGACTCCGGCGTTGACCACGTCGCGGAACTCCAGGTCCGAGTAGCCCCAGTCAGCCTTCAGGCGCTTGCGGCGCTCGGCCGGCGGTTCGGGCAGGGTGGCGCGCAGTTCCTCCACCCATTCGCGGGAGGCCACCACGGGAACCAGATCAGGTTCCGGGAAGTAGCGGTAATCGTCGGCGTCGGACTTGGGCCGGCCGGAGGTGGTGGTCCGGGTGTCCTCGTGCCAGTGCCGGGTTTCCTGGACCACCGGGTTGCCGGAATCGAGGACGGCGGCGTGCCGCTGGATCTCGTAGCGGACGGCGTGTTCGACGGCGCGCAGCGAGTTCACGTTCTTGGTTTCGGACCGGATGCCGAACCGTTCGCGGCCGTGCGGGCGCAGCGAGACGTTGGCGTCGCAGCGGACGTTGCCGCGTTCCATCTTCGCGTCGGACACGCCCAGGTTCTTCACGATCTCCCGGACGGCTGCCACGTAGGCCTTGGCCAGTTCCGGTGCGCGGGACCCGGCACCCTCGATGGGCTTGGTGACGATCTCCACCAGCGGGACGCCGGCGCGGTTGTAGTCCACCAGCGAGAAGTCGGCGCCGTGGATCCGGCCGGTGGCGCCGCCCATGTGGGTCAGCTTGCCGGCGTCCTCCTCCATGTGCGCGCGCTCGATCTCCACACGGAACACGGTGCCGTCCTCGAGTTCGACGTCCAGGTAGCCGTCGTACGCGATGGGCTCGTCGTACTGGGACGTCTGGAAGTTCTTCGGGGTGTCCGGGTAGAAGTACTGCTTCCGGGCGAAACGGCAGGACTCGGCGATCTTGCAGTTCAGCGCCAGGCCGATCTTGATGGAGGACTCGATGGCAGTCCGGTTCACCACGGGCAGGACGCCGGGCATGCCCAGATCCACCTCGTTGACGTTCGTGTTGGGCTCGTCGCCAAAAACGTTCGGGGCCGAGGAGAACATCTTGGTCTTGGTGTTCAGCTCCACGTGGACCTCGAAGCCCAGGACGGGATCGTACTTCTCCATGGCCTCATCGAAGCTCAGGATATGGTCAGTGTTCATTATTTTGCCTCCTGGGTTTCGAGGGTTCCGGCAGCGGCGGCGGCAAGGTCGGGAGCCTGGGCCAGCAGCGGTCCGCCCCACTTCGCTTCGAGCAGCGACTCCAGGACCGCACCCACCCGGTACAGGCGGGCATCCTCGCGGGCCGGGGCCAGCAGCTGGATGCCGACGGGCAGTCCGTCCTCGTCGGCCAGGCCGCCGGGCAGCGACAGGCCGGGGACACCGGCGAGGTTGGCCGGGATGGTGGCGACGTCGTTGAGGTACATGGCCAGCGGATCGTCCAGTTTTTCGCCGAGCGGGAACGCCGTGGTGGGGGCGGTGGGCGAGATCAGGACATCCGCCTGCGCGAAGGCGGCCTCGAAGTCCCGCTGCACCAGGGTGCGCACCTTCTGCGCCGAACCGTAGTAGGCGTCGTAGTAGCCGGCGGACAGAGCGTAGGTGCCCAGGATGATGCGGCGCTTGACTTCGTCGCCGAAGCCTGCGGCGCGGGTGGCACCCATGACGCGTTCGATCGTCATGGGGCCCTCTTCGGGGAGGACGCGCAGGCCGTACCGGACGCCGTCGAACTTGGCCAGGTTGGAGGAGGCCTCGGACGGCATGATCAGGTAGTAGGCGCCCAGGGCGTACTGGAAGTTGGGGCAGGAAACCTCAACGATCTCCGCCCCGGCTTCCTTGAGCAGCTCCAGGGCATCGTTGAAACGGTTTTCGACGCCGGCCTGGTAGCCCTCGCCGTGCAGTTCCTTGATGATGCCGATCCGGAGACCCTCAACGTTGCCGGTCTTCGCGGCGGCAACGAGGTCCGCCAGCGGGTCGGGCAGGGAGGTGGAGTCGCGCGGATCGTGGCCGCCGATGACCTGGTGCAGCAGGGCTGAGTCCAGGACGGTGCGGGTGACGGGGCCGATCTGGTCCAGCGAGGAGGCCATGGCGATGGCTCCGTAGCGGGAGACGCTGCCGTAGGTGGGCTTCACGCCGACCGTGCCGGTGACGGCGCCGGGCTGGCGGATGGAGCCGCCGGTGTCCGTGCCCAAGGCCAGGGGTGCCTCGAAGGCGGCAACGGCAGCGGCCGAACCGCCACCGGAGCCGCCCGGGATCCGGTCCAGGTCCCAAGGGTTGCGGGTGGGCCCATAGGCGGAGTGCTCCGTGGAGGAGCCCATGGCGAATTCATCCAGGTTGGTCTTGCCCAGGATGGGCATCTTCGCGGCGCGCAGGCGCTCCACAACCGTGGCGTCGTACGGGCTGTGCCAGCCTTCAAGGATCTTTGAGCCGGCCGTGGTGGGCTGGCCGATGGTGACGATCAGGTCCTTGACGGCGATCGGTACGCCGGCCAGGACGTGCAGGGCCTCGGCTTCGGCACCGCCGGCGGCGCGGATGGCGTCCACCTGGGCGGCGACGGCCAGGGCTTCCTCGGCGTTGACGTGCAGGAAGGCGTTGACCTTGCCGTCCACGGCGGCGATGCGGTCCAGGTAGGCCTGGGTGGCTTCGACGGCGGTGACCTCGCCGGCGCGGAGTTTCTCGGCCAGCTGCGCGGCGGACAGGCGGATCAGGGTGTCGGCGCTGGTGTTCTGTTCAGTCATGGTTATGCCTCATCCAGGATGGCCGGGACCTTGAAACGGTTCTCATCGGAGTCCGGGGCGCCGGAGAGTGCCTGTTCCGCCGTGAAGGTGTGGCCCACGACGTCGTCGCGGAACACGTTGGTGAGCGGGATGGGGTGCGAGGTGGCCGGTACATCGTTCCCGGCGGCCTCGCTGACGGACTTGACCGAATCGACGATGACGGCGAGCTCGCCGGCCATCCTGTCCAGCTCTTCGGCACTCATCTCGATGTGAGCGAGCCGCGCGAGGTGCGCGACGTCGTCACGGTTGATCGCAGCCATGGATCTCCCCTGCAAAGTTCGGATTGTTTTCCGATCCAGTCTAGTGCGGAAACGCAGATGCCCGTCTGACATCCCCCAGCGGGCGTCAGACGGGCACCTTCGATGCCCGCGTCGTGTCACGGGGACAGGAGCGCGGGCAGCTACAGACTAACCGATTCCAATGGCTCCGGTCAGCATGCCGACGCCGAGCATTACCAGCGAGATGACGGCGGTGCGCCAAAGGACCTTCTTGTGGTGGTCACCGAGGTCCACCTTGGCCAGCGACACCAGCAGCAGAATGGCCGGAACCAGCGGGCTCTGCAGGTGGAACGGCTGGCCCGTGATGGAGGCGCGGGCCATGTCCGCGGCGCCCACCCCGTAGTGTGCGGCGGTTTCGCTCAGGACCGGCAGGACACCGAAGTAGAAGGCGTCGTTGCTCATGAAGAACGTCATGGGGATGCTGAGCACGCCGGTGATGACGGCCATGAACGGCCCCATGGACGTGGGGATGATCTGGACCAGCCATGCTGACATTGCTTCCACCATGCCGGTGCCCTTGAGGACGCCGGTGAGGACGGCGGCAGCCATGACCATGCTGACCACGGCCACGATGGACGGTGCGTGCGCGATCAGCTGGGCGCCCTGGTCCTTGACCTTGGGGAAGTTGACCAGCAGTGCGATCGCGGCGCCCACCATGAACACGAACGGCAGCGGGACGACGTTGGCTACGAGCACCACCATGACGGCGACGGTCAGGGCCAGGTTGAACCAGAACAGCTTGGGGCGCAGGGTGCTGCGGTTGGGGTCCAGTGCGGTGTCCGCCATGGCGGAGTCGTGGTCGTCCACCAGGGCCTCGGTGCGTTCCAGGACTGCTACGCCGGCGCCGCCAAGGGGACGGTCGACGGCGGGGGCTGCTACGCCAGGGGCGCCGCCCTTGCGTCCGGCACCGGTTCCGGAGGCACCTGCGGAAGTGCCGCCGTCGAACTCTGCTGCCGTGTCCGGCACGCCCCAGATCTCGGGGGCGGTGGCGCGGAGGCGGTTCCGTTCCTGGAGGCCGAGCAGCCAGGAGAAGGCGAGGACCACGACCAAGCCGGCCACGAGGGACGGGATCATGGGGACGAAGACGTCGTTGACATCAATCTTCAGGGCGGTGGCGGCGCGGGCCGTGGGGCCGCCCCACGGCAGGATGTTCATGGTGCCGTTGGCCAGGCCGGCCACGCAGGTGAGGACCACGGGGCTCATCTTGAGGCGGAGGTAGACCGGAAGCATGGCGGCGGTGGTGAGGATGAACGTGGTGGACCCGTCGCCGTCCAGGGACACCGCAGCGGCCAGGATGGCGGTGCCCAGCACCACCTTGGCGGGGTCGTTGCCCAACTTGCGGAGGATGAACTTCACCAGCGGGTCAAAGAGCCCGACGTCGATCATCAGGCCGAAGTAGATGATGGCGAACATCAGCAGGGCGGCCGTGGACGTCATGGACTTCATGGAGTCCATCACCATGTCACCGATGCCAAGGCCGGCACCGGCGAAAAGGCCAAAAACAGTAGGGACGATGATCAACGCCAGCACTGGCGTCAACTTCTTCGTCATGATCAGCACCATGAATACCGCGATCATGGCGAATCCAAGTATTACCAGCACAGCCGGCTCCTTCTTGTGAACGGCACCACAGCGTTGTGATGCGTGCTACAGACTGTAGGGTGGCGTCCGTCACGGGAGTGCCTTTGGCTCAATTGATTGGCATACTGCTTATTGGGAGCATTTTGCTCATTCTGCTCACTGCGCGCTGTCGCGCTGAAACCCTGGCTCGCAGCCACCCGTCAAGGAGGATGAATGCAGCGATCCGCGCCCCGGCAGCCGCTGCGGTTCTCCAGCCAGACGCTGCTGCTCCAGCTGGCCGTGGTGCTGCTGGTGGTGCTGCTCAGCGCGGCCGTGCACGCCTGGCTGACCTACGACCGGGTGGGCAGCGACGCGGAGAACCAGGCCCTGACGCTGGCCCGGACGGTGGCCTCCGACCCGGAGGTCCGGGCTGATGTGCTGTCCATCAGCGAACAGCCCGGCGCTCCCCCTGCTGCCGAGCTGCTGGGTGGGCCGCTGCAGGCATCGGCCGAGGCAGCACGGGCCCGGACCGGTGCGCTGTTCGTGGTGATCACCGACGAAACCGGAATCCGGCTGGCCCACCCGGATCCGCAGCGGCTCGGCGAGAAGGTGAGCACGGACCCGTCCGAGGCGTTGTCCGGGCAGGAGGTCACCACCCGGAACACGGGAACCCTGGGACCTTCTGCCGGCGCGAAGGTTCCGGTGTACGCGCCCGGCACCTCCACTGTGGTGGGCGAGGTGAGCGTGGGCTACTCGATGGAGACCGTGGCCCAAAGCGTGGCCCGCGACATCGGACCCGTGGCCCTGACGGCCGCGGGTGCCCTGCTGGCCGGGGTTTTGGGGTCCTTCCTGCTGCGCCGCCGGCTGCAGCGCCTCACCCTGGGCCTGGAGCCGGAAGAGATCAGCACGCTGGTCCACGACCAGGTGGCGGTGCTGCAGGGCGTGGACGATGGCGTCATCGGCGTCAGTGCCGACGGCCGTGTGAGCGTCTTCAACGCCGCAGCGCAGCGGCTCCTGGGGTTGCCCGACCTGTCAGGGGCGCGGTGGGAAGACGCGCCCGTCCCGGAACAGCTGAAGTCCCTGACCCGCCCCGGGACCGGTGTTGCCGGCCCGGCGGGTGCCATCGGCGGATCAAACCAGGACGCCCTCGAGCTGGTGGCCGGCGGCCGGGTCCTGGTGGTGAATGCCCGCAAGGCGCTGCACCGGCGCGAGGACCTGGGCTGGGTCATCATGCTGCGCGACCGCACGGAGCTGCAGGAACTCACGCGGCAGCTTGATGCCGTCGGCACCATGTCCACCGCGCTGCGCGCCCAGCGGCACGAGTTCGCCAACCAGCTGCACACCCTTGCCGGATTCCTGGGCATCGGCCAGCAGCAGGAAGCGCGCGACTACCTTGCAGGGCTCGCCGCCACCGGCCCGCTGAAGTTCCCGGTGGACCAGGCCGAGCTGCTCCAGGACCCGTACCTGCAGGCCTTCGTGGGGGCCAAGGGCGTGGAAGCGGACGAGCGGGGCGTCGCGCTGCGGATCGGCCCGGAGACCCTGGTCCGCGGGCAGGTGACGGAGGCCCAGGATGTGACCACCGTGCTGGGAAACCTGATCGACAATGCGATCAATGCCGCCGTGGCGGGTACGTCCACCGACCGCTGGGTTGAGCTTGAGGTGCTGGATGAGCCGGGCGACGACGGCGGCACCCTGCACGTGGTGGTGGCTGACTCGGGCGACGGGATGGCAGAGGGAACCGACCCGGAGGGCGTATTTGCCGAAGGGTTCACTACCGCCACCGGCCCGGTCCGTGCAGGTGGCGGGCAGGGCTTCGGCCTGGCCCTGGCGCGCCAGTTGGCGCGGCGCCGAGGCGGCGACGTGAAGGTGCTGGAACGCGGGGCCAGGGGCGGCCCTGGCGCCGTGTTCATGGCCACCCTTCCGCAGACGACGGCAGGAAACCCTGCCGCCAATGATCTGGGGGCAGCCGGAAAGGATGACAATGGCTGACGATTTTCGGGTCCTGATCGTGGACGACGACTTCCATGTGGCCAAGCTGCACGCCGCCTATGTCGATTCCGTGGCGGGCTTCCTTGCCCTGGCTCCGGTTGGGACGGCGTCGCTGGCGCTGCAGGCCATCCACAGCCTGCGGCCTGACCTGGTGCTGCTGGACGTCTACCTTCCGGATGCCTCCGGCCTGGACCTGCTGCAGCAGCTGGATGTGGACACGATCATCCTCAGCGCCGCTTCGGACGCCGCATCCGTCAGGGTGGCATTCCGCCGGGGCGCGCTGGGGTACCTGCTCAAGCCCTTCACAGCGGAGTCACTGTCCCAGCAGCTGCGCTCCTATGCCCGGTACCGGCGCCTCCTCGGGCAGCAGGGGGCACTGGACCAGGAGGCGGTGGAACGCGCCAAACGCTCGCTCATTCCGGGGGATGTCACGCCGTCGTCGAAACCCCGCTCGGCGACCGAAGCGGCGGTGCTGGAATCGCTGGCCCCCGGCGAACAGTACTCCGCCGCCGAGGTGGCCTCCCGCGTAGGTGTCTCGCGCGCCACGGCCCAGCGGTACTTGTCGTCCCTGGCAGACGACGGCGCGGTGGATATCCAGCTTCGCTACGGCACCACAGGGAGGCCCGAGCACCGTTACGGCCTGCCGGCACGGTAGCGCAGGGATCACCAACGCTGCGTCCCCAATCACTGGCAGCGGCGGCCTGCAGTCCCACCTGTGGGGCTGTTACAGGTCGCGCCGGTAAACCAGCAGCTTTATGTCCGTGTCGGGGACGAACCAGTCCCGCTCGGGTACGCGCTGGAAGCCGGTTTTGCGGTACAACCCGTGGGCGCTTTCCCACGACTGGCCGGTGGTGAGCGAAACTCCCTT harbors:
- the gatA gene encoding Asp-tRNA(Asn)/Glu-tRNA(Gln) amidotransferase subunit GatA, giving the protein MTEQNTSADTLIRLSAAQLAEKLRAGEVTAVEATQAYLDRIAAVDGKVNAFLHVNAEEALAVAAQVDAIRAAGGAEAEALHVLAGVPIAVKDLIVTIGQPTTAGSKILEGWHSPYDATVVERLRAAKMPILGKTNLDEFAMGSSTEHSAYGPTRNPWDLDRIPGGSGGGSAAAVAAFEAPLALGTDTGGSIRQPGAVTGTVGVKPTYGSVSRYGAIAMASSLDQIGPVTRTVLDSALLHQVIGGHDPRDSTSLPDPLADLVAAAKTGNVEGLRIGIIKELHGEGYQAGVENRFNDALELLKEAGAEIVEVSCPNFQYALGAYYLIMPSEASSNLAKFDGVRYGLRVLPEEGPMTIERVMGATRAAGFGDEVKRRIILGTYALSAGYYDAYYGSAQKVRTLVQRDFEAAFAQADVLISPTAPTTAFPLGEKLDDPLAMYLNDVATIPANLAGVPGLSLPGGLADEDGLPVGIQLLAPAREDARLYRVGAVLESLLEAKWGGPLLAQAPDLAAAAAGTLETQEAK
- a CDS encoding CitMHS family transporter, which codes for MLVILGFAMIAVFMVLIMTKKLTPVLALIIVPTVFGLFAGAGLGIGDMVMDSMKSMTSTAALLMFAIIYFGLMIDVGLFDPLVKFILRKLGNDPAKVVLGTAILAAAVSLDGDGSTTFILTTAAMLPVYLRLKMSPVVLTCVAGLANGTMNILPWGGPTARAATALKIDVNDVFVPMIPSLVAGLVVVLAFSWLLGLQERNRLRATAPEIWGVPDTAAEFDGGTSAGASGTGAGRKGGAPGVAAPAVDRPLGGAGVAVLERTEALVDDHDSAMADTALDPNRSTLRPKLFWFNLALTVAVMVVLVANVVPLPFVFMVGAAIALLVNFPKVKDQGAQLIAHAPSIVAVVSMVMAAAVLTGVLKGTGMVEAMSAWLVQIIPTSMGPFMAVITGVLSIPMTFFMSNDAFYFGVLPVLSETAAHYGVGAADMARASITGQPFHLQSPLVPAILLLVSLAKVDLGDHHKKVLWRTAVISLVMLGVGMLTGAIGIG
- the gatB gene encoding Asp-tRNA(Asn)/Glu-tRNA(Gln) amidotransferase subunit GatB, whose amino-acid sequence is MNTDHILSFDEAMEKYDPVLGFEVHVELNTKTKMFSSAPNVFGDEPNTNVNEVDLGMPGVLPVVNRTAIESSIKIGLALNCKIAESCRFARKQYFYPDTPKNFQTSQYDEPIAYDGYLDVELEDGTVFRVEIERAHMEEDAGKLTHMGGATGRIHGADFSLVDYNRAGVPLVEIVTKPIEGAGSRAPELAKAYVAAVREIVKNLGVSDAKMERGNVRCDANVSLRPHGRERFGIRSETKNVNSLRAVEHAVRYEIQRHAAVLDSGNPVVQETRHWHEDTRTTTSGRPKSDADDYRYFPEPDLVPVVASREWVEELRATLPEPPAERRKRLKADWGYSDLEFRDVVNAGVLDEIEETIAAGASASVARKWWMGEIVGRAKAADVDPGQLGVEPATVVELSRMVEAGKINNKMAAQVLDGVLAGEGTPEEIVEKRGLAVVSDDGPLLEAIDAALAAQPDVADKIRGGKVQAIGAIVGGVMKATRGQADAGRVKELILERLGVTV
- a CDS encoding sensor histidine kinase; translation: MQRSAPRQPLRFSSQTLLLQLAVVLLVVLLSAAVHAWLTYDRVGSDAENQALTLARTVASDPEVRADVLSISEQPGAPPAAELLGGPLQASAEAARARTGALFVVITDETGIRLAHPDPQRLGEKVSTDPSEALSGQEVTTRNTGTLGPSAGAKVPVYAPGTSTVVGEVSVGYSMETVAQSVARDIGPVALTAAGALLAGVLGSFLLRRRLQRLTLGLEPEEISTLVHDQVAVLQGVDDGVIGVSADGRVSVFNAAAQRLLGLPDLSGARWEDAPVPEQLKSLTRPGTGVAGPAGAIGGSNQDALELVAGGRVLVVNARKALHRREDLGWVIMLRDRTELQELTRQLDAVGTMSTALRAQRHEFANQLHTLAGFLGIGQQQEARDYLAGLAATGPLKFPVDQAELLQDPYLQAFVGAKGVEADERGVALRIGPETLVRGQVTEAQDVTTVLGNLIDNAINAAVAGTSTDRWVELEVLDEPGDDGGTLHVVVADSGDGMAEGTDPEGVFAEGFTTATGPVRAGGGQGFGLALARQLARRRGGDVKVLERGARGGPGAVFMATLPQTTAGNPAANDLGAAGKDDNG
- the gatC gene encoding Asp-tRNA(Asn)/Glu-tRNA(Gln) amidotransferase subunit GatC — its product is MAAINRDDVAHLARLAHIEMSAEELDRMAGELAVIVDSVKSVSEAAGNDVPATSHPIPLTNVFRDDVVGHTFTAEQALSGAPDSDENRFKVPAILDEA
- a CDS encoding response regulator, producing the protein MADDFRVLIVDDDFHVAKLHAAYVDSVAGFLALAPVGTASLALQAIHSLRPDLVLLDVYLPDASGLDLLQQLDVDTIILSAASDAASVRVAFRRGALGYLLKPFTAESLSQQLRSYARYRRLLGQQGALDQEAVERAKRSLIPGDVTPSSKPRSATEAAVLESLAPGEQYSAAEVASRVGVSRATAQRYLSSLADDGAVDIQLRYGTTGRPEHRYGLPAR